TTTGGCAACCTACACTGATTATTCCCAGTATGATTCCTATAAGCAGAATTGCGCTGTAACCTTGAAGTGTTCCCCCAGGCCAAACCGATACTACTAGACCTAAAAGTGGCACACCAACAAAATTTGTTAAACCAAGAATGCTACTGCGAAAGCCGAAATATCTTCCTCTCAATTTTTGCGGTACTAACACAGCCGACCAACCAAGCCAAGGCGCACGACCGAAAGCTTCAATAATATTACCAACTAAAAGAATTATTAAAGTTAACTGTACTACTTGCTGCCCAGCTATATAAGATGACTTGGTTAACCAAATGGCTGGTACAAGAATTAACCATAACAACCGAGGCGGTAGAAAAATAGATATACTGTACTTGCGAAAGCTCAAGCTGCGGTTTACTAAATATGCTCCCAAAGGCTGAAGTAGATTCACTACTTGGGGGATAGCAGCCAGTAAACCAATTTCTACAGGCCCGGCCCCTAACTCTAACAAGAAATTACTCAACAATGCGCCACCAATAATACTATAAAAAATCGTGGCGAAAACACTCTCAAAAGTTAATGCCTTGAGACTATTGCGAATTTCTGATTTAGAAATGATTTTGAGAAATCTTTTTGGCGTTGCAGAAATTACCGTTTCTGTTAAAGTCCTATCTTCAGAAATCTCTTGAATAGGGATAGGTGGAAGCGAATTTGTTTCTAATTCAGTAATATCTTCTTGATTTATAGACATACAATTTGCTCAATATTTGAATGGTTGATTTCCATAACAATATGTTCTTCATTAATACAAATAATTGTTAATGAAGCAGTTCATATATAAAAACTAACAGAATACATTTACGTCACTAAACAATTCATGGCAAATAATCACTATACATTAGTGTTTAGAGAAAAATGTTATGTAGACAAACTTGTTATATAGCAATTTGATCTAATTGTTGAAAAAATTTATATATCGGTAGTTTAAGTGTAGAGTGAATATTACCCACCTTATCTTGCGGCCGATTTCAAAAATCAAATAGAAAATTAATTTAAGCTAAAACTGTTTTTCAATTGACATTTATGCTTGCTTATAAAACTTATTAGTAACTTTATTATGATAGAGATTATCGCCAGAAAAAATCAGGTTTTAAGTAAAAATCTGACATATTTCTCCTAATTCTCTCTGAGGTATTAAAAATCTTAAATTTTTAGCTACACAATTAACACTAACAAGATAGCCATTACGCGGGATAGGCGTTAAATCTACCTTCTGAATACTTGATTTTTGAAATATACGTAGGGGAGCCACTGCGTTGGGCGGGTTTCCCGACATAAAGCAAGTGGCGTTGGGCAGTGCAGCGTCAAAGATATGATACGGTGGGCAATGCCTACAAATACTGAGATTTTTATGGCTACGCTCCCGTAAGGGATACAGAAATCAAATCGGATTCCTATATTTCTATATAATCAGTATTAAATGTAATAAAAAGTACTAATTATTGTCAGTAGCGATTAAGTGTTGATGATTATAATCTCACAATTTATACAGTGTTTTTAGACAAGAATACATAAAGCATCTGTAATATCTTTACTTTTCCTCAGCTAATACCTATTAACAAGCTGTTATGTAGTGGTATCAATAGTCAACTGATTCATGTATTGCATAAATTCAATAAATAGTAATCTCTCTCTGGGAGGAATTGTAATCCTAGCGCAAGATTAAATTACAACGAGTTTATTAGGTGCATCCCTCGAAAGTTTAATATTTACAGGGACTTAACATGGTTTCAGTCAATTCAAAATTAGCAAAAAACATTGGGCGAACCAAGAAAAATCAAAAATTATCCACGGTAAACAATCTGCTATGCACGGGATTATCCATAACTGCAATAGCTTGTACCTACGCCACAATTAGAGCTATTAGCCCTTTCATTGTATCTTCTGTCTCTGCTGCTAGTGGTAGTTCGTTTCAGCCTACATCAATTATGTGGTTGACTAATCAATCTGAATGTGAACGTAGTGGTCGCTATTGGTATGACAAGCAATGTTGGGACGCAGAACATCAGCCCATGTTTTGATGGCAACAGATATTATTAGTCTAATTTAGCTGGAGGTGGCAAAGGCTGGACGATGCTGAATCCAAGGGTTAGCGGCTTCTATTTGTGCTGCCAGACTAATTAAAGTGGCTTCATCCGCAGGTTTGCCGACTAGCTGCACACTTATAGGTAAACCATGATTATCAAAACCTACAGGTAGAGCGATCGCAGGTTGTCCAGTAGCATTGGCAACAGGACAAGGCGCTACCCAATTCACAATCTGTTGGAATGTGTCTTCTGGACTCAAATCTGCCCATTCCCCAACACGAATAGGTGAGCGCAAATACACTGGCAAGACTAAAACATCTACATCATCAAAAAATGCTACGATTTGCCGCGCTACTATCTGCATTTTATAGACTGCTTGAATGTAATCAGCTACACTACCAGTCCGTGCCAATAGCCAACGATTTACAGGCTGTAATATCTCTGGTGGTAAACCCGATGCGGCTACACCAGATTGCCAAACAACTTGGAAGGGTTCCACCAACCCATTAAAATCTGGCGATTTTTCTACAACTTGATGCCCAAGTTG
Above is a genomic segment from Nostoc sp. MS1 containing:
- a CDS encoding MFS transporter; the protein is MSINQEDITELETNSLPPIPIQEISEDRTLTETVISATPKRFLKIISKSEIRNSLKALTFESVFATIFYSIIGGALLSNFLLELGAGPVEIGLLAAIPQVVNLLQPLGAYLVNRSLSFRKYSISIFLPPRLLWLILVPAIWLTKSSYIAGQQVVQLTLIILLVGNIIEAFGRAPWLGWSAVLVPQKLRGRYFGFRSSILGLTNFVGVPLLGLVVSVWPGGTLQGYSAILLIGIILGIISVGCQMWMTDVNPQMLKDDDAKKSQFQGIDFSLLKDTNFLKFVLYLSIWCFAVNVSAPFFNLYLLDNLNIDISVVTIYHGLGTAANMLMLLLWGKLADRIGNRPLLVLVGVLVAITPLLWLAVGSNQLSFWVYLPLLHILAGGTWAAIDLCTNNMMMGIAPLRYQSGYFAIVGAVAGITGAIGITFGSFLATFPAIGGLLGLFALSGLLRMVALVPLIFVQEQRSISLGQLIRMLLPVKHSVDLVNVE